The Paenibacillus amylolyticus genome contains the following window.
CCGTCTGTATGATGCTTCCCAAGGTGAGGTGCTTGTGAACGGAGTGAACGTTCGTCGTTGGGATCTTCAGGATCTTCGCAGCCGTGTGTCCATTGTGCTCCAGGAATCCATTCTGTTCAGCGGCAGCATCCGGGATAACATATGCTTCGGCCGGCCCGGCGCAACGGATGCTGAATTGCGTGCTGCGGCACAAGCTGCGGCAGCGGATGATTTTATTATGAAATTGAAGGACGGGTATGACACGGAACTGGGTCAGCGCGGGGTCAATCTGTCCGGTGGGCAGAAACAACGTATATCGATTGCACGCGCCCTGCTTATGCGACCGGAAGTGCTGATTCTGGATGATAGCACCAGTGCTGTGGATCTGCGCACGGAAGCCAGTATTCAGAAAGCCTTGCAATCCTTGATGAAAGACAGCACGACCTTTTTGATTGCACAGCGGATCTCCTCGGTGAAGGATGCAGACTGTATCTATGTCATTGATGAAGGACAGATCGTTGCCAGGGGCACACATGATGAGCTTATGGCTGATTCATCCCACTACCAAGCCATCTATTATTCGCAGCAACGGAAGGAGGATGTTCAATTTGGCTAAACCCGCCTCTTCCTCCATGCACCAAACGGTCGTGCCTCCCATCGGAAGACCCGGACCAGCGGGCAGAGGACCTGTTCCCAAAGTCAGAGCCAAGAATGCTCGCCACGCCCTGATTCGGGTATGGTCATATATGAGACGTCATCGCAAAGGCGTCATTGCTGCATTAGTGCTGACCGCTCTCGGAACACTGCTGAACCTGGCAGGACCCTATCTTCTCGGACGCGCCGTTAACGAACATATCGTGCCCAAAGTAACAACGGGGTTGCTGAAGGAATGTCTCCTCTTGCTGAGTGTTTATGTCCTTGGCTCACTCCTGATGTGGGCTCAATCCTATGTCATGATTGGTGTGTCCCAACTGACCGTTAAAGATCTGCGACACGCGTTGTTCTCCCGACTGCAAGAGCTTCCCGTCCAGTTTTTTGATAAAAATCAAAGCGGGGATCTGATGAGCCGGGCCACCAATGATATTGATAACGTATCTACAACGCTGAATCAAAGCGTAACCCAATTGATGTCCAGCGCCATCCTGCTCGTTGGCTCCTTGTCGATCATGTTTGCACTTGATGTTCGGCTTACCCTGCTCAGTCTGGTGACCGTACCCTTGATTACCATTGCTACTCGTCTGATCGCTTCAAAAACTCGCAAACACTTCACAGCCCAGCAGAAGTTACTTGGTGAGCTTAATGGATATGCACAGGAGACCATTGCTGGACAAAAGTCGTAGCGGCTTACAACCGTCAGGATCAGGCACATCAGCATTTCAAGAACCTGAACGAGAAACTGCGCACCTCCAGCACACAGGCCCAGACGGTATCGGGTTTGGTTGGCCCTACGATGAACGTGATGAACAACATCGGGTTTGCCATACTGGCTTCCGTAGGTGGATGGATGGCTTATCATGATCTGACATCCATCGGACTCATCGTCAGTTTTCTCGCATACTCCCGTCAGATTGAGCGGCCGCTCAATGATCTGGCCAATCAGTACAATCTGATTCAGGCGGCCATCGCAGGTGCTGAACGTGTGTTCCAGATCATGGACACGCCTGGTGAATATGTGGAGGAACAGAAGAAACAACTGGAACAGATTCAAGGTAAAGTTGTATTTGAAGATGTCTCCTTCGGGTACAGTGCGGAGCGAGACATTCTGAAGAAGGTCAATTTTACTGCCAAACCTGGCGAGATGATTGCACTTGTTGGACCGACTGGCGCAGGTAAAACGACCATTATCAACCTGTTACCCCGTTTCTACGAGATTACAGGCGGACGGATTACCATTGATGGATGTGATATCTCGGAACTGGAGAAGGATCAACTTCGTCGGCAACTCGGCATTGTACTTCAGGATGCCTACCTGTTCTCGGGTACCATTCGTGACAATCTCGCCTACGGCAAGCCAGACGCAACCGATGAACAGATCAGGCAAGCGGCTACACTTGCGAATGCACACTCGTTCATCCGCAAACTGTCGCACGGCTACGATACGCCCATCCTTTCCGGGGAAGCAATCTGAGTCAGGGACAACGACAACTGCTGACCATTGCCCGGGCAATTCTGGCTGATCCAGCCATTCTTATTCTGGATGAGGCAACGAGCAGCATCGATACGCGTACCGAGATGCAGATTCAGGAAGCGATGCGCACGTTAATGAAGGACCGTACCAGCTTTGTCATCGCCCACAGACTGAGCACGATTCGTGAAGCCGATCAGATTCTCGTCATTGATGATGGACAGATCGCTGAACGGGGAAGCCATGATGAGTTGATGCAGCAACAAGGATTCTACTATCAGTTACATCAGGGACAGCTTAATAAGTCGAACTAAAACGTGTGGGGCGAGCTCTAACGAATCTGAGGCGTCTTATTCAAGCTTTTGAAGCCCCCTCAGAAATCTAAGGAATCTGAGCCACTTTATATCCGTGTAAACAGCCGTTTTCAGCGTACTTTTCATGTTTTTTTGGGAAATAACGTGTCTGAAGTTTCTTACAAATTAAAGTAAGGACCTGAGGGCCAAATAAGACGTCCTCTGTTCCTTAGAAAATTGACCACCCATTTGCCAGAACCAATCGGCTTGAACTACAGAATTTTTGTATGCTGAGCTCTTATCATCATATCGCTTGCTTGATTTTGAAGACACCACTCTTATATAGCTAAAATGATCTTAATCGTTGTGATTTGTTCACATTAGCTTAATCGAAATACGAAACGCCGCACGGGGTTCTTCAGTCCCGATGCGGCGTTTTTGGTTTTTTTTATAAATGAACGCATGTTACTACTGTCCCTGAATTGGGTATACGCGTTACGTCTCCATTGGCAGATGAAGCGTGAAGGTAGAACCCACCCCCATTTCGCTATGGACCGTAATTTTACCATTGTGATCCTGAACGATTTTCTGACAGAGTGCAAGTCCCAGTCCCGTACCTTCTTCTTTGGTTGTATAAAAGGGATTAAAGATTGTGGATAACGAATTTTCCGGGATGCCGCTACCTGTATCTGTAATGGAGATGAGTACGGCGTCCCCTTCCTGCAATAGATCCATATGAACCTCACCGGGGTCTGTCATCGCTTCAAAAGCGTTACGAATCAGATTAATCAATACCTGTACAATCTTATCCCGATCCATGTTGATCACAACTGGCTCATTGGACATTTCAAGCGTAATTCGATGCCCTCGGGATGCCGCATCCGATTCGGTCAGAGACATCACCCGCTCAAGGCAGTGGCCCAATTGTTCCGGCTTCATATGATTGGCATGTGGTTTGGAAAACTGTAAAAATTCAGCCGTCAGATCAGTCACTCTCGTGACCTCACCCATAATCACTTCATACCATGGCGCAATATTAAATGCCTGTCCACGTGAAAGCTGCAGGAACCCCCGAATTGCCGTAAGCGGGTTCCGAATCTCGTGAGCCATACCCGCTGCCAGTTCGCCGACGGCCCTTAGTCTTTCGGAACGAAAGACTTCCTCTTCATTTTTCAGCCATTTGCTGCGCTGCTGTTGAAGCAGCCTGTCCTCGGCTACCGTCATAAAGTGCTGCAACGAATCCGACGTTTCCGGGTATAGAGAGATGCTGTAGCTTACCTGGAGTCCTTGAAGCTGAACGGACAGCAATGACGACATTCGTTCGTCCACATCCCGGATCTCCGGCAAAACAACTGCAAATCGGTCTCCTGCATATCGTGATATGCCATAGGCCTCGGTGAAATGGTTGCTGATCATCTGGCCCGTACCTGTGATTACCGTACACCAGGGATCATCTGAATCTTTTTTAAAGCCGCTATAATTGTTGACATTCAAAAGGACCAGCAGAAAAGAGCGACGCTCTTCCACCGTCTTATGCAACACCTCCATGTAACCTTCGTAATTCAACAGTCCGGTAAGCGGATCATGCAGGGTCAGGAACCGATTCTTTTCCCGAAGCCTTCGCTTCTCGACCTCACTATTGATTAAGGTATGATACAAAAAAATGATAACAACCGAGGTTAACAGGTCAAACAACGAGACGAGCAAAGTATATGTATCTACGGGCACATACGAAAGCCGAATCACCGTATATTGCAGCATAAGCAGCAACGAAATCGGCAAGGTCTGCGCCAACCGCTGTTTTTCCTGGATCATTGAAATAATGAGCATATAATACAGCATGTTGCACCAGTTCAGTTGACTGAAATAATGGAATATCCCGAGAAGAATCCACTGATACTTCCGCAGCACAGGATATCGTCGCTCCCCATATATGCTTGCTACCAATAATGTCGCTGAAAGTGACATTATTGCCATATGAGGGGTAAGCCTTAGAACATAAGAGGACAGCATGACAAGCAGACAGCCCAGCGGGAATATCACCATTTTCAACGTGTAACTTAGCAAACAGCCTCGCCCCCTTTGACATAAAACTCACATCAAACAACTTATGTACATGTATTATATCGATTATGATTAGCTGATGTTGTCGATTAGTGGAGGCTTGTCAAATTCGCATGAATGTATAAGTTATGAAGGCAATAGGACATATGATGTAATTGTTAATCGACAAAAGCGAAACATTTCCTCGGGAACCCAAGGACTCTACATTCCTCCGTTATTGATTGGAGGGTCAATGGTTAAACACATAAAGCCAGCTCTCTATATCTCGAGGGCTGGCTTCTTTGCTGCTTTTTCCATATAAGATGAACAAATTGTTTACACGATAACGTAGGGGACAGAAATAACCTGAAGAAGCGGAGCTAAAAGCTTTCTGAAAGAAAGCTACTTCGGAAGCATCCCCTCGCCTTTATCCCCGGATTTTCACTTCTTTAGAAGGGAATCAAAAAATCCGGGGATAACAGCGATCGGAAGGTTGTTCTGTCATCGGAGTGACTGGTGTAACCTCTTGAGGCTCATCTTATTTCTTCGCCATATACTTACGAATATCAAAAGCCACCGCAGCAACGATGATCAATCCTTTGATAATCAACTGCCAGTATGGACTTACCCCGATAAACGTCAGACCGTAGTTAATGACCCCGAAGATCAGCACCCCGGCCATAACACCAGGCACCGTTCCAATCCCACCCGCCGTGGATACACCACCGACCACACACGCGGCTATGGCATCCAGCTCATACATGTTACCGTAATTGTTCGTCGCTCCACCTGTCCGAGCGGCTTCAAGCACACCGCCCAGACCATACAGCGCACCCGCAATGGCGTACAGGGCAACCAGATTTCGTGCTACATGAATCCCGGATACATGTGCTGCCTGAATGTTGCCACCGATGGCGTACATGTTTTTGCCGAGCCGGGTTTTGTTAAAGATCACCCAGCAGATTAACGCCACCGCAATGGCAATCAGGACGATATATGGAATGGAGTAACCCCCACCCAGATCAATGTATCCAGAACCAATGACCGTGAAATCGGGTCTTAATCCGCCGATAGGCTGTGACTGATTGGGTTCCGTATCAAAATAAATGGAGTTCAGTCCGTACACGGCAACCATCGTACCCAGCGTTGCGATAAAGGGGGCACGTGTAACTTGGCGATAATGAGTCCATTCACCAAACCCACGAACAGGCCAACCGTGATTCCAACCAGAATCGGCAATAACACCGGCAATTGTGGCAGATCGGGGAAGAAGCGGTTCGCATACTCGTCAATCTGAAGCATCGATGCGGATACGACAGCCGTCAGCCCCACAACCCGACCGGCGGAGAGATCCACCCCTCCTGTAACCAGGATGAAGGCTGCACCGAGTGCAATAATGGCCCTTGTGGAGGACTGCTGTAATATATCCCGTAGGGTGGAAAAAGCAAGAAAGTTCGGATCAGCGATGGCAATACCAATAATGAGCAGAATCAAAACGATAAAGATGGCGCGTTGTGTTACATATTGCTTCACTTGATTGATCATCTGTGGGTTCATCGGTTTCCCTCCTGTCTAAGCCATCCGCTGCTGCGCGGCCAGCCTCATAATATCCTGCTCTGTTGCCTCAGCTCCGTCCACGATTCCGGTGAGACGTCCTTCGCTCATCACCATGATGCGATCCGACATGCCCAGAAGCTCAGGCATCTCGGAGCTAATCATGATAATGCTTTTGCCCTGACGAGCCAGTTCCGTAATAATGGTGTATATCTCGAACTTGGCCCCTACGTCGATTCCACGTGTGGGTTCATCCAGCAGCAGAATCTCCGGGTCGGTCAACAACCAGCGGGCCAGCAGAACCTTCTGTTGATTCCCACCCGAAAGATTCCGAATCAGCGTGTTAACCGAAGGCGTTTTGGTTCTGAATTTCTGCGTCTGCTCCCGTGCTTCCTCGCGGCCTTTTTTCTCATTCAACAAACCGATGCGATTTTGGTAACGACCAAGACTTGCGATGATTGTGTTCTCATACACCGACAACATGGGAAATATCCCTGTAACTCTTCGTTCTTCCGTAAGCAGCGCAATGTTGTAACGTTTTGCGGCAGCGGGAGAATGAATCTTTACTTTGCGTCCGTGGATTGAAATCTGACCTGAAGCGAGACCTCGCAGCCCGAACAAGGACTCCATCAATTCTGTCCGCTGTGCGCCAACCAGACCGCCAATGCCGAGCACCTCACCTTTACGCAGCTCAAAGGATACATCACGAAACGAGTTGGACTGATTCGATGTCAGACCCTCCGCCTTTAAAATGACTTCACCGGGTACGTTCGTCCGTTCCGGGAATCGTTCGTCCATGTCACGACCCACCATGCGTGTGATAATCAGATCTGTTGTTAAATCAGCAGCATCCCAAGTCCCGACAACGAAGCCATCACGCATGATCGTGACTTCATCCGAGATCGTCAGGATCTCCTCCATCTTGTGGGAAATGTAGATGATGGATACCCCGCGACTGCGCAGTTCATTAATGATGGCGAAGAGCTGCTCCACTTCCTTGCCTGTCAGGGAAGAAGTGGGCTCATCCATGACGATGACTTTGGACTGAAATGAGACTGCCTTCGCAATTTCCATAGATTGAATCTTGGACACGGACAGTGTCCCGGCCTGAGCCTTCGGATCAATATCCAGATTCAGGTCCTTGAACAGAGCCAGTGTGTCGGCATACATCCGTTTCTCGTCGACCAGTATTCCCTTCATCGGAAAACGACCCAGCCAGATATTCTCCATCACCGGGCGATGCGGGACCGGATTCAGCTCCTGATGAATCATGGATATGCCTTGCTGAAGTGCCGCCTTGGAATTCGGAATATCCACAGCCTTTCCTTCGATGCGTATCGTTCCTTCATCGGGTCGATACATGCCAAACAGACATTTCATAAGTGTGGATTTGCCCGCTCCATTCTCTCCCATCAAGGCGTGAACCGTTCCCGGCTTCACCTTCAAGGTGACCTGACTTAGTGCCTGCACACCCGGAAATGCTTTGGAAACTCCATTCATCTCCAGCAGGTAAGATGACTCCATCTTGGTTCCTCCCTTCCATATGACTGGCAAAAGGGACGCTACCCGAATGTCGGACGTCCCTGTCTCGTGCTGTTATTGGGCGTCGGCAATGTTGTCTTTTGTAATCTTTTTGTATGCAATCCAGACGTATTTCCCATCTGTAATATCGTATTGGGTATTTTCCTTCGTTGGTGTCTCACCTTTGGCAAGTACGGAAGCCAAGGCCACCGTAGCTGCACCCTGATTCTTGGCATCATTGAGCACTGTGCCCAGCATCGTGCCATCCTGTAGAGCCTGAATGGCTGGAGCTGTGGCATCCACACCTACCACCGGCATTGATTTGCCATCCTTGAAGTATCCGGCTGCTTTCAATGCCTCAATGGCTCCAAGCGCCATGTCATCATTGTTCGCGAGAACCGCTTCAATCTTGTCGCCATGAGAAGCCAGGAACGCTTGCATTTTCTCCTGACCTTTCACCCGGTCCCACATCGCCGTGTCTTCCGCCAGTGCTTCCACTTCAATACCGGCATCCTGGATCGCCTGAACCGAATATTTGGTCCGAAGCTCTGCATCCTGGTGACCCGGTTCTCCTTTTAGCATGACGTATTGCAGTTTGCCATCGCCGTTTTTGTCTGCTTCCGGATGTGCTTTCCAGTAATCCACAATCAGCTGTCCAGAGATCGTACCCGATTCCTCCGCTTTCGCTCCGACGTAGTACACCTTATCCCACTTGTTCATGTCTTCCGCCACGGGCTCACGGTTGAGAAACACCACTGGAATGTTCGCTGCCTTGGCCTTGTCAATGATGACACCTGCCGCCGTACGGTCTACTGGATTCACAGCCATTGCATTGTATTTCTTGGACACAAACAGATCGACTTTCTCATTCTGGGTCGGCTGTGCATTTTGGCTATCCACGATATCCAGGGTTGCAACACCTTCCGCTGCTGCGGTCATCGCATTACGTACACCCGTCATGAAGGTATCATCGAATTTGTAGATGGCGACACCAATCTTGGGCGTTTCCGTCCCGGCTGCTGTCTGGCCTCCTGTGTCTGTTCCCGTACTGCCACCTGCGCTGTCTCCGCCGCTGCTACAACCCGCCGCCACAACCATACATGCCGTAATCAACAGTGTCATCCATGTTTTCTTCATATCCTAATGACCTCCCCCAAGTTCATTCGGCTTTACCGATATCTTTATTATGAAAGGGTTTACATTAAATTCGAATACAATATCTTCACCTGTTCTATCGAAATCTTCCTCAAGTTACAAAGCGCCTTCATTTCTTCCTTCAGCATTTTATTCATTGTACAAAGGAAACAACAACTTCTGGTTATCCATCCAGAACATATTATCGGTACTGACCAGCTTCGTCTCAAGGAGAACTCTCGCTTGCACCTGTTGATTGTTCAGCCGCGCAACGGCTTGATTCAATCCCAGGTAACCTGCACTGTATCCATTCAGCACGATGAGATGATCCAAGACCCCTTCCTGCAATTGCTCCAGTTGCTGTTGTTCACTGCCGAATCCAACAATTCTTACCTTGTCCGCAGCGTTGCGTCGATTCAGTTCATCGGCTGCACCCAGTGAAGCCGGTTCCTGAAGCGCAATGAAGCCGTCAACGTGCACCTCAGGCTGATCCAGCAATTGCTTCGCAGTCTGCCAGCACCCATCCCGTGTATTACATATCGCTTTGGGTTCCACTTGGATGTCCGGATACTGTTCCATGACTTCCATAACTCCCTGCTCTCTCTGAATGAGGCCGGAATTAACGGGGTCTGGACCCAATAAGGCGATATGCCCTTTCCCTTTCAGAAGCTCTGCCATTGCCTGACCCGCCTGTCTCCCCGCCTCCATGTTATCCATGGAGATAATGCTGGTGATGCCTTTCACAGAAAATTCATCGTTAAGCACGATGACAGGAACGACGGTCCCATCGGAATGCGTCGTCTGCGCCTCCTGAATGATATCGCCAAGTGCCTTCTCACTCAGAGGATCGACCAATAGAGCAGATGCTCCCTGCTTCAGAGCCAATGCCCCGGCATCCACCTGAGCCTGCTCCCGGGCACTGCGAGACATGGTTGGGCGGTCCGCATTGGCCTGCTTCACCTGCAGCTGACTACCCACGGAATCCGGAATGGCAGGCGTGTACACATGACCATCGGAAGGATATGCTTCCACGGTCATCAGCTCCGCCCCGCTCTCTTTGGCAGCCGCTTCGGCACCAAGC
Protein-coding sequences here:
- a CDS encoding substrate-binding domain-containing protein, with amino-acid sequence MTDNKINRNVAHSVEGLNMRVLLKKIVASFPGVWKCRLVTRTAAIGLLLICSACGLSNTDVTPVPPRIALITPAGTGELAEAIRLGAEAAAKESGAELMTVEAYPSDGHVYTPAIPDSVGSQLQVKQANADRPTMSRSAREQAQVDAGALALKQGASALLVDPLSEKALGDIIQEAQTTHSDGTVVPVIVLNDEFSVKGITSIISMDNMEAGRQAGQAMAELLKGKGHIALLGPDPVNSGLIQREQGVMEVMEQYPDIQVEPKAICNTRDGCWQTAKQLLDQPEVHVDGFIALQEPASLGAADELNRRNAADKVRIVGFGSEQQQLEQLQEGVLDHLIVLNGYSAGYLGLNQAVARLNNQQVQARVLLETKLVSTDNMFWMDNQKLLFPLYNE
- a CDS encoding sugar ABC transporter ATP-binding protein, whose translation is MESSYLLEMNGVSKAFPGVQALSQVTLKVKPGTVHALMGENGAGKSTLMKCLFGMYRPDEGTIRIEGKAVDIPNSKAALQQGISMIHQELNPVPHRPVMENIWLGRFPMKGILVDEKRMYADTLALFKDLNLDIDPKAQAGTLSVSKIQSMEIAKAVSFQSKVIVMDEPTSSLTGKEVEQLFAIINELRSRGVSIIYISHKMEEILTISDEVTIMRDGFVVGTWDAADLTTDLIITRMVGRDMDERFPERTNVPGEVILKAEGLTSNQSNSFRDVSFELRKGEVLGIGGLVGAQRTELMESLFGLRGLASGQISIHGRKVKIHSPAAAKRYNIALLTEERRVTGIFPMLSVYENTIIASLGRYQNRIGLLNEKKGREEAREQTQKFRTKTPSVNTLIRNLSGGNQQKVLLARWLLTDPEILLLDEPTRGIDVGAKFEIYTIITELARQGKSIIMISSEMPELLGMSDRIMVMSEGRLTGIVDGAEATEQDIMRLAAQQRMA
- a CDS encoding galactose ABC transporter substrate-binding protein; this translates as MKKTWMTLLITACMVVAAGCSSGGDSAGGSTGTDTGGQTAAGTETPKIGVAIYKFDDTFMTGVRNAMTAAAEGVATLDIVDSQNAQPTQNEKVDLFVSKKYNAMAVNPVDRTAAGVIIDKAKAANIPVVFLNREPVAEDMNKWDKVYYVGAKAEESGTISGQLIVDYWKAHPEADKNGDGKLQYVMLKGEPGHQDAELRTKYSVQAIQDAGIEVEALAEDTAMWDRVKGQEKMQAFLASHGDKIEAVLANNDDMALGAIEALKAAGYFKDGKSMPVVGVDATAPAIQALQDGTMLGTVLNDAKNQGAATVALASVLAKGETPTKENTQYDITDGKYVWIAYKKITKDNIADAQ
- a CDS encoding ATP-binding cassette domain-containing protein, whose product is MIALVGPTGAGKTTIINLLPRFYEITGGRITIDGCDISELEKDQLRRQLGIVLQDAYLFSGTIRDNLAYGKPDATDEQIRQAATLANAHSFIRKLSHGYDTPILSGEAI
- a CDS encoding ATP-binding protein, coding for MLSYTLKMVIFPLGCLLVMLSSYVLRLTPHMAIMSLSATLLVASIYGERRYPVLRKYQWILLGIFHYFSQLNWCNMLYYMLIISMIQEKQRLAQTLPISLLLMLQYTVIRLSYVPVDTYTLLVSLFDLLTSVVIIFLYHTLINSEVEKRRLREKNRFLTLHDPLTGLLNYEGYMEVLHKTVEERRSFLLVLLNVNNYSGFKKDSDDPWCTVITGTGQMISNHFTEAYGISRYAGDRFAVVLPEIRDVDERMSSLLSVQLQGLQVSYSISLYPETSDSLQHFMTVAEDRLLQQQRSKWLKNEEEVFRSERLRAVGELAAGMAHEIRNPLTAIRGFLQLSRGQAFNIAPWYEVIMGEVTRVTDLTAEFLQFSKPHANHMKPEQLGHCLERVMSLTESDAASRGHRITLEMSNEPVVINMDRDKIVQVLINLIRNAFEAMTDPGEVHMDLLQEGDAVLISITDTGSGIPENSLSTIFNPFYTTKEEGTGLGLALCQKIVQDHNGKITVHSEMGVGSTFTLHLPMET